A DNA window from Chryseobacterium sp. MEBOG06 contains the following coding sequences:
- a CDS encoding MerR family transcriptional regulator — MKINLPDKLYYSIGEVAKAFDVNTSLIRYWEQEFPIIKPKKNRKGNRYFTPEDIKNLQMIYHLVKEKGYTLDGARIALTTNSKISETITIIDRLEFVKAELIKLKESLGEREGE, encoded by the coding sequence ATGAAAATAAATTTACCTGATAAACTGTATTATTCTATAGGAGAAGTTGCGAAAGCTTTCGATGTAAACACTTCATTAATACGCTATTGGGAACAAGAATTCCCTATTATCAAACCTAAAAAAAACAGAAAAGGAAACCGATACTTCACTCCTGAAGATATCAAGAACCTCCAGATGATCTATCATCTGGTAAAAGAAAAAGGTTATACCCTGGATGGAGCCCGCATCGCTTTGACTACCAACAGTAAAATTTCTGAAACCATCACTATTATTGACCGCCTTGAGTTTGTAAAAGCCGAGCTTATAAAGCTAAAAGAATCTTTGGGCGAAAGGGAGGGTGAGTAA
- a CDS encoding DEAD/DEAH box helicase, with protein MELESIYQKLQIQDLNQMQKSTYKATENNQDVVLLSPTGSGKTLAFLFPVLRNLKKEASGIQALILVPARELALQIEQVFKAMGTDFKVSVCYGGHDKKIEVNNLIEAPAVLIGTPGRVVYHLRNENFDPKSIKTLVLDEFDKALELGFHEDMEFIANSLKGLSQRILTSATAMDEIPKFTGLKNEKLVDFLKLSDVKPDIQLRKVMTISEEKLDTLFNLICKIGNKRTLIFCNHREAVDRISELLREKGIDRETFHGGMEQDERERALLKFRNDSARILITTDLASRGLDVPEVESIVHYQLPPKEDAFIHRNGRTARMNAKGFAYLIMTEDENFPFIKNNTQEESVAGFNKVPEKTPFQTIYISAGKKDKVNKVDIVGYLLKKGELQKEDVGIIEVKDTTSYVAVSRNKVNALLRKLQNEKLKGKKVKMEVAY; from the coding sequence ATGGAATTAGAATCAATTTATCAAAAACTGCAGATTCAGGATTTGAATCAGATGCAGAAATCTACGTATAAAGCTACTGAAAACAACCAGGATGTTGTTTTGCTCTCTCCTACCGGTTCGGGGAAAACACTTGCATTTTTATTTCCGGTTCTTAGAAACCTGAAAAAAGAGGCTTCCGGAATTCAAGCATTGATTTTAGTTCCGGCAAGAGAATTAGCGTTACAAATTGAACAGGTTTTCAAGGCAATGGGAACAGATTTCAAAGTTTCTGTATGCTATGGAGGACATGATAAAAAAATAGAGGTCAACAATTTAATTGAAGCTCCGGCTGTTTTAATCGGAACTCCGGGCAGAGTTGTTTACCATTTAAGGAATGAAAACTTCGATCCAAAAAGCATTAAGACCTTAGTTCTTGATGAGTTTGATAAAGCATTGGAGCTCGGTTTTCATGAAGATATGGAATTTATTGCCAACTCACTTAAGGGTCTTTCGCAAAGAATACTGACTTCTGCAACAGCAATGGATGAAATTCCAAAGTTTACTGGGTTAAAGAATGAAAAACTTGTTGATTTTCTGAAATTAAGTGATGTAAAACCGGATATTCAATTAAGAAAAGTAATGACTATTTCTGAAGAGAAACTGGATACTCTTTTTAATTTGATCTGTAAAATAGGAAACAAAAGAACCCTGATTTTCTGTAATCACCGTGAAGCAGTGGACAGGATTTCTGAGCTTTTACGCGAAAAAGGTATCGACAGAGAGACTTTTCACGGAGGAATGGAACAGGACGAGAGAGAACGTGCATTATTGAAATTCAGAAATGATTCTGCAAGAATTTTAATTACAACAGATTTGGCTTCCAGAGGATTAGATGTTCCGGAGGTAGAATCTATTGTACATTACCAGCTCCCGCCTAAAGAGGATGCTTTTATCCATAGAAACGGACGTACAGCCAGAATGAATGCAAAAGGTTTTGCTTATCTTATCATGACTGAGGATGAGAATTTCCCTTTTATCAAAAACAATACTCAGGAAGAAAGTGTAGCAGGATTCAATAAGGTTCCTGAAAAAACACCTTTCCAAACTATTTATATCAGTGCCGGGAAAAAGGATAAAGTAAACAAAGTTGACATTGTGGGCTACTTACTTAAAAAAGGAGAATTACAAAAAGAAGATGTAGGCATTATTGAGGTAAAAGATACCACCTCCTATGTTGCTGTTTCCAGAAACAAAGTAAATGCTCTTTTACGAAAACTTCAGAATGAAAAACTGAAAGGGAAAAAAGTAAAAATGGAAGTTGCTTACTAA
- a CDS encoding STM3941 family protein: MTDIVFRKNKLKYLFFFVILLIILLFTIYFSIKFISNPSKYIYALMPNELIVFIVGIMGILGSFVLSYIMIKSIFNKEFFIRINQKGLFLGIIQYSNRLINWNDITKIEIIDVNNIKHIIIYIKNIEYYKNKEKGLEKYFFISRTKKYGTPYVINTNALSAKISDITEAIVQNWKKFK, translated from the coding sequence ATGACAGATATTGTTTTCAGAAAAAATAAATTAAAATATTTATTTTTTTTCGTAATACTTTTAATAATATTGCTTTTCACAATATATTTTAGTATTAAATTCATTTCTAACCCTTCTAAATACATTTATGCACTAATGCCTAATGAATTAATTGTATTTATAGTAGGGATAATGGGAATTTTAGGTTCATTCGTTTTATCTTACATTATGATAAAAAGTATTTTTAATAAAGAATTTTTCATTAGGATTAATCAAAAAGGGTTATTTTTAGGTATAATTCAATATTCTAATAGATTAATTAACTGGAATGATATAACAAAAATTGAAATTATAGACGTTAATAATATTAAGCATATTATAATTTATATCAAGAATATTGAGTATTATAAAAATAAAGAAAAAGGACTTGAAAAATATTTCTTTATTTCAAGAACTAAAAAATACGGGACACCATATGTAATAAATACCAATGCTTTATCAGCTAAAATTAGTGATATTACTGAGGCAATAGTTCAAAATTGGAAAAAGTTTAAATAA
- a CDS encoding RHS repeat-associated core domain-containing protein: MIHQNSFGKPTYSTINYLYRADGTKLRKTFSSTPPRGSTSTRITDYLDGFQYSYFEGGGNCITCRTENAYEAEAYRGILDPGVIPEWKLDFVATAEGFYSFTENRYIYQYRDHLGNTRVTFAKNSAGAPEITDTNNYYPFGLNHTGGNGLNSSNFGSFYSYKYNGKELQETGMFDYGWRQYMPDLGRWNGIDQLAESYHMASPYAYVMNNPIFNFDPNGMLSQQFIDSINNSSSGTTWYNTGSGFTSSGGKSMDYDGNSISWNSETTGNLLAGVGAEVGGMHFTVPVNITVSKGTPRTWNDRLNNGIDSFVMYSKFTSALWESRLNYNRSALYYAIEHTKVGQSVSAAENFMFMELPASLAGGELLAAGWRAAGMSRLICGSAGRLTNGLIKICFTEGTLVAVEKGNKKIENIKKGDLVWSYN, encoded by the coding sequence GTGATCCACCAGAATAGCTTTGGAAAGCCAACCTATAGTACTATCAATTACCTTTACCGTGCTGACGGAACCAAGCTTCGTAAAACGTTTTCTTCTACCCCTCCAAGAGGATCAACTTCAACCCGCATCACAGACTATCTGGACGGTTTTCAGTACAGCTACTTTGAAGGTGGAGGAAACTGTATTACCTGCAGAACCGAAAATGCTTACGAAGCAGAAGCTTATAGAGGTATTCTGGATCCCGGTGTTATTCCGGAATGGAAACTTGATTTTGTAGCCACCGCAGAAGGTTTTTACAGTTTCACCGAAAACCGCTATATTTACCAGTACAGAGACCACCTTGGAAATACCAGAGTCACCTTTGCCAAAAACAGCGCAGGCGCTCCTGAAATTACTGATACCAACAACTACTATCCTTTTGGATTAAACCATACCGGAGGAAACGGATTGAATTCCTCCAATTTTGGAAGTTTCTACTCTTACAAATACAACGGAAAAGAGCTTCAGGAAACCGGGATGTTTGACTATGGCTGGAGACAATATATGCCAGATCTGGGAAGATGGAACGGGATAGATCAATTGGCGGAATCTTACCATATGGCAAGCCCATATGCCTATGTAATGAATAATCCTATTTTCAATTTTGATCCCAATGGAATGCTATCCCAGCAATTCATAGATTCAATTAATAACTCTTCTAGTGGAACAACCTGGTACAATACAGGGAGTGGTTTTACTAGTAGTGGAGGTAAATCAATGGATTATGATGGAAATAGTATTAGTTGGAACAGTGAAACTACCGGGAATTTATTGGCAGGTGTAGGAGCAGAAGTAGGTGGAATGCATTTTACTGTTCCTGTTAATATAACAGTTTCCAAAGGTACACCCAGAACATGGAATGACAGGCTGAACAATGGAATTGACAGCTTTGTAATGTACAGTAAATTTACTAGTGCTCTTTGGGAAAGCAGGTTAAATTATAATCGATCTGCACTTTATTATGCTATAGAACATACTAAAGTTGGCCAGTCTGTTTCAGCTGCTGAGAATTTCATGTTCATGGAGTTACCAGCATCCCTTGCTGGAGGTGAACTATTGGCAGCTGGTTGGAGAGCAGCCGGAATGAGCAGACTTATTTGTGGTTCTGCGGGAAGACTTACCAATGGACTTATTAAAATTTGTTTTACAGAAGGTACACTAGTAGCCGTAGAAAAAGGGAACAAAAAGATTGAAAATATTAAAAAAGGGGATCTTGTCTGGAGCTATAACTAG
- the ccoG gene encoding cytochrome c oxidase accessory protein CcoG — MSAESNNIKSLEIENEDFRNSVGTMDESGKRKWIFPRKPKGKYTNYRNYTSYFLLALFFGLPFLKINNNPFLLINVIDRKFFILGQPFYLQDFFILALGAVTSVIFVMLFTVVFGRIFCGWLCPQTLFMEMVFRKIEYWIEGDRNKQMKLDRQEWDAEKIRKRLTKWSVFLLISLIISHFMFMYIVGYKEVFRIMNEGPVKHSLKFITMIFFTMTFYFVFAWLREQVCTLVCPYGRLQGVLIDKQTINVYYDFKRGEGRAKWRNNEDRKAAGKGDCIDCNQCVVVCPTGIDIRNGQQLECVNCTACIDACDEVMEKVGLPKGLVRYATEAEIENSDKFRITPRMKATTVILALLIGFLGFLMYDRGSMEAKFIKPAGSTFFVKDGKITNTFIYTLLNKSNEKKMLTIKVITPANAEITYFGSEKIILKGDEILKGNINISFPEEDIKFSKQNMVIGVFDEKGVLVDSFDTTFEGPFKLAL; from the coding sequence ATGAGCGCAGAATCCAACAATATCAAATCTTTAGAGATTGAGAATGAAGATTTCAGAAATTCAGTGGGAACAATGGATGAGTCCGGAAAGAGAAAATGGATTTTCCCCAGAAAGCCAAAAGGAAAGTATACCAATTACAGGAATTACACCAGCTATTTTCTTCTTGCTCTGTTTTTCGGATTGCCTTTTCTAAAAATCAATAATAATCCTTTTCTGCTTATTAACGTTATCGACAGGAAATTCTTTATTCTAGGACAGCCTTTTTATCTGCAGGATTTTTTCATCCTTGCTTTGGGGGCGGTCACTTCTGTCATTTTCGTTATGTTGTTTACAGTGGTTTTCGGAAGGATTTTCTGTGGCTGGCTATGCCCTCAAACGCTTTTTATGGAAATGGTATTCCGTAAAATCGAATACTGGATAGAAGGAGACCGAAATAAGCAAATGAAGCTTGACAGGCAGGAATGGGATGCTGAAAAAATAAGAAAGAGATTAACGAAGTGGTCAGTATTTCTTTTAATTTCATTGATTATTTCCCACTTCATGTTCATGTATATTGTAGGCTACAAGGAAGTCTTCCGTATCATGAATGAAGGGCCCGTAAAGCACTCATTGAAGTTTATTACCATGATCTTTTTTACCATGACTTTTTATTTCGTTTTTGCATGGCTGCGTGAACAGGTTTGTACATTGGTGTGTCCTTACGGAAGACTGCAGGGGGTATTGATTGATAAGCAGACCATCAATGTATATTATGATTTTAAAAGAGGGGAAGGCCGTGCAAAATGGAGAAATAATGAAGACCGAAAAGCCGCAGGAAAAGGTGACTGTATAGACTGTAATCAATGTGTGGTAGTATGTCCTACAGGAATTGATATCAGAAACGGACAACAGCTGGAGTGCGTGAACTGTACAGCCTGTATAGACGCGTGTGATGAGGTAATGGAGAAAGTAGGTCTGCCAAAAGGTCTGGTTCGTTATGCTACAGAGGCTGAAATTGAAAACAGTGATAAGTTCAGAATTACTCCAAGAATGAAAGCTACCACTGTAATTTTGGCATTGCTTATCGGATTCCTGGGATTCTTGATGTACGACCGTGGTTCTATGGAGGCGAAATTTATCAAACCGGCGGGCTCTACCTTTTTTGTTAAAGATGGTAAAATCACCAACACCTTCATCTATACCCTTCTGAATAAATCGAATGAGAAAAAAATGCTCACCATCAAAGTGATCACTCCAGCGAATGCAGAAATCACCTATTTTGGCTCTGAAAAAATCATATTAAAAGGTGACGAAATTCTGAAAGGAAACATCAACATTTCTTTCCCTGAGGAAGACATTAAGTTTTCAAAACAAAATATGGTGATTGGTGTCTTTGATGAAAAAGGAGTACTTGTGGATTCATTTGATACCACTTTTGAAGGACCATTTAAGCTTGCACTTTAA
- a CDS encoding carcinine hydrolase/isopenicillin-N N-acyltransferase family protein — MQKYFLFILISLSCFITTVKACTIFSCARGGEVLAAANEDDTTPFTRIWYNPGTKDRYASVCFGAPDMQIAAAMNEHGLFFDYTAANYDLSKLNLTNPYPGDIMWEVLGKCKTVKEAMLILKKYDYISSSKVLIADKEGNSITVNPKGIVEKTGDFQVNANCNMINGKLSCLRPEIAAEMLSVSKENNVEFLKKILDKTHQEGELNTL; from the coding sequence ATGCAAAAATATTTCCTGTTCATTTTAATCAGTCTGTCATGCTTTATAACCACAGTGAAAGCCTGTACCATCTTCTCTTGTGCAAGAGGGGGTGAAGTATTGGCAGCAGCAAATGAGGATGATACGACACCTTTCACCAGGATCTGGTATAATCCCGGTACTAAAGACCGCTATGCCTCTGTCTGTTTTGGAGCTCCGGACATGCAGATAGCAGCAGCAATGAATGAGCATGGGTTATTTTTTGATTATACAGCAGCCAACTATGACCTTAGCAAACTGAACCTTACCAATCCTTATCCCGGAGATATTATGTGGGAAGTTCTTGGAAAATGTAAAACCGTAAAAGAAGCTATGCTGATCTTAAAAAAATATGATTATATATCATCTTCTAAAGTTTTAATAGCAGATAAAGAAGGTAATTCTATTACGGTAAATCCGAAAGGGATTGTTGAAAAAACAGGCGATTTTCAAGTGAATGCAAACTGTAATATGATCAACGGAAAACTATCCTGCCTAAGACCGGAAATAGCTGCTGAAATGCTTTCTGTTTCAAAAGAAAATAATGTAGAGTTTTTAAAGAAAATTCTGGATAAAACACATCAGGAAGGAGAACTAAACACTTTATAA
- a CDS encoding SMP-30/gluconolactonase/LRE family protein: MKNIFKIGMIGLVLALVNCQSVNYSKMFYEGVKPEMVSDQFSFTEGPSTDKEGNVYFTDQPNDKIYYWDWKSNKIIEFLDKTGRANGTHFDKDGFLITCSDDQGEIWKISKDKKVEILLKGFEGKRLNGPNDVWNDATGGMYFTDPLYERDYWTNFKQELSHKSLYYRNKEGQIVKLETFTQPNGIVGSERLKKLYLSDIDAGKTYVYDILGDGKLSEKKLFCEMGSDGMTLDKHGNLYLTGDGVHVFDRSGKKIYHISIPEKWTSNVTFGGKNNDILFITASKSVYTFPMRVKGVK; this comes from the coding sequence ATGAAGAATATCTTTAAAATAGGGATGATTGGTTTGGTTTTGGCATTGGTAAACTGCCAATCAGTAAATTATAGTAAAATGTTTTATGAAGGTGTAAAGCCGGAAATGGTTTCGGATCAATTTAGTTTCACAGAAGGACCATCAACCGATAAAGAGGGGAATGTTTATTTTACAGATCAGCCTAATGATAAAATTTATTATTGGGACTGGAAAAGTAATAAGATCATAGAGTTTTTAGATAAAACAGGAAGAGCAAATGGAACCCATTTTGATAAAGACGGTTTTCTGATCACCTGTTCTGATGATCAGGGAGAAATCTGGAAAATATCGAAAGATAAAAAAGTGGAAATTTTGCTCAAAGGTTTTGAAGGAAAAAGGCTGAATGGCCCAAATGATGTCTGGAATGACGCTACAGGCGGAATGTACTTTACGGATCCTTTGTATGAAAGAGACTATTGGACTAATTTTAAACAGGAATTATCCCATAAAAGTCTTTATTACAGAAATAAAGAGGGACAAATCGTTAAGTTGGAAACATTCACACAACCCAATGGGATTGTAGGAAGTGAAAGACTGAAAAAGTTATATCTATCGGATATTGATGCCGGAAAAACTTATGTGTATGACATTCTGGGAGATGGGAAATTATCTGAGAAAAAACTATTTTGTGAGATGGGTTCAGACGGAATGACTCTGGATAAACATGGAAACCTTTACTTAACAGGAGATGGAGTACATGTTTTTGACCGTTCCGGAAAGAAGATCTATCATATTTCTATTCCTGAGAAATGGACTTCGAATGTAACTTTCGGTGGAAAAAACAACGATATTTTGTTCATCACAGCTTCAAAGTCTGTGTACACTTTCCCAATGCGGGTAAAAGGAGTAAAGTAA
- a CDS encoding AraC family transcriptional regulator → MMNSISVLHIDLFQAGKNTSDFYFNTMKNHLVVGHRHIEKPHRHDFYAAVLFTKGIGMHEIDFQKYEVSEGSLFFLSPGQIHSWELSEDIEGYIFFCSQEFYEMHYVNQKLRNFPFFGSVSFSRKLQLDALELKGNISLFQELGKEHQSKNIMKEGFMLSLMSQIFINATRLFSRDFDTMASSAGLSYFRHYQDFENLLEERFATQKSITYYASLLGISSKHLNRIVQTVVQKTATDVITERVVLEAKRMLMYLDESLVEIAFRLGYEEYSYFVRVFRKSSGMTPTQFMRKYKA, encoded by the coding sequence ATGATGAATTCAATCTCTGTTCTTCATATTGATCTTTTCCAGGCTGGTAAAAATACTTCTGATTTTTACTTTAATACCATGAAGAATCATCTGGTGGTAGGACACCGTCACATAGAAAAGCCTCACAGGCACGACTTTTATGCAGCCGTCCTTTTTACCAAAGGAATAGGGATGCACGAGATCGATTTTCAGAAGTATGAAGTCTCTGAGGGGAGTCTATTCTTTCTTTCACCGGGGCAGATTCATAGCTGGGAGCTTTCAGAAGATATAGAAGGCTATATTTTCTTTTGTTCTCAGGAGTTTTATGAAATGCATTACGTGAATCAGAAACTTAGAAACTTTCCTTTTTTCGGATCTGTATCTTTTTCCAGAAAGCTTCAGTTGGACGCTTTGGAACTAAAAGGAAATATCAGTTTATTTCAGGAATTAGGAAAAGAGCACCAGTCCAAAAACATTATGAAAGAAGGTTTCATGCTTTCATTGATGTCTCAGATATTTATCAATGCAACCCGACTGTTTTCAAGGGATTTTGACACGATGGCTTCTTCTGCCGGACTCTCTTATTTCAGACATTATCAGGATTTTGAAAACCTGCTGGAAGAGCGCTTTGCAACGCAGAAATCAATTACTTACTATGCTTCTTTATTGGGAATTTCATCAAAACACCTGAACAGAATAGTACAGACTGTTGTTCAAAAAACAGCTACAGACGTCATTACTGAAAGAGTAGTGCTGGAAGCCAAAAGAATGCTGATGTACCTGGATGAAAGTTTAGTTGAAATTGCTTTCAGGCTGGGGTACGAAGAATATTCCTACTTTGTAAGAGTATTCCGGAAAAGCTCCGGAATGACTCCTACTCAGTTTATGAGGAAATATAAAGCTTAG
- a CDS encoding RHS repeat-associated core domain-containing protein, which translates to MIHQNSFGKPTYSTINYLYRADGTKLRKTFSSSSPRGSTSTRITDYLDGFQYSYFEGGGICLECRTENAYEQQAYKGIVDIIFPGTPEWRLDFVATAEGFYSFTENRYIYQYRDHLGNTRVTFAKNSAGAPEITDTNNYYPFGLSHTGGNGLNSSNFGGLYSYKYNGKELQETGMFDYGWRQYMPDLGRWNGIDQLAEAYTSISPFAYVANNPISMRDPDGRWMDAAGHIDISGYANPFTIMAHSQMLMTQFMGRTPDEGGGGYLTFGKTQAYKDLMASFENGQSFSLTSQNGYMKWWTGEATQTSYRIGDEMYGEGDLGVMHSMKLNSDTSWDAYKNWADYGSGIIGTMYEAIADQRTDLYRRGYWMDNLGNQRSIRYTGRAAGSQIGLRSNYVRTTAMYGKYAKRLGYVGYALNACEVGEGLSNDGWRPGKNTAVAAASVIGGLAGATQGAMIGMYIGSFIPILGAGTILGFVVGAGVGYMYGEMFGQEVENLYK; encoded by the coding sequence GTGATCCACCAGAATAGTTTTGGAAAGCCAACCTATAGCACTATCAATTACCTTTACCGTGCTGACGGAACCAAGCTTCGTAAAACATTTTCTTCTTCCTCACCAAGAGGATCAACCTCAACCCGCATTACAGACTATCTGGACGGTTTTCAGTACAGCTACTTTGAAGGCGGAGGAATTTGCCTGGAATGCAGAACAGAAAATGCATACGAACAGCAAGCTTATAAAGGAATTGTAGATATTATATTTCCTGGTACTCCGGAATGGAGGCTTGATTTTGTGGCCACCGCAGAAGGTTTTTACAGTTTCACAGAAAACCGCTATATTTACCAGTACAGAGACCACCTTGGAAATACCAGGGTCACCTTTGCCAAAAACAGCGCAGGCGCTCCTGAAATTACCGATACCAACAATTACTATCCATTTGGCTTAAGCCATACGGGCGGAAACGGTTTGAACTCTTCCAACTTTGGAGGTCTCTACTCTTACAAATACAATGGCAAAGAGCTTCAGGAAACCGGAATGTTTGATTACGGTTGGAGACAATATATGCCAGATCTGGGAAGATGGAACGGGATAGATCAATTGGCGGAAGCATATACTTCTATAAGTCCTTTTGCCTATGTAGCCAATAATCCTATTTCAATGAGAGATCCTGATGGAAGATGGATGGATGCAGCTGGACATATTGATATCTCAGGATATGCAAATCCTTTTACAATTATGGCACATTCTCAAATGCTGATGACTCAGTTTATGGGGAGAACCCCAGATGAAGGCGGCGGCGGGTATCTTACTTTTGGTAAGACTCAGGCGTATAAGGACTTAATGGCATCATTTGAAAATGGGCAAAGCTTTTCATTAACCTCCCAAAACGGATATATGAAGTGGTGGACAGGAGAGGCCACCCAGACTTCTTACAGAATTGGTGATGAAATGTATGGAGAAGGTGATCTGGGAGTCATGCATAGTATGAAACTTAATTCAGACACCTCTTGGGACGCTTATAAAAATTGGGCAGATTATGGATCTGGAATAATTGGAACTATGTACGAAGCAATAGCCGATCAACGTACTGATTTATATCGCAGGGGTTATTGGATGGATAATCTTGGAAATCAAAGAAGTATTCGATATACAGGAAGAGCAGCAGGCTCACAAATAGGATTGAGAAGTAATTATGTACGAACCACTGCAATGTATGGAAAATATGCTAAAAGATTGGGATACGTTGGTTATGCACTTAATGCTTGTGAGGTGGGTGAAGGATTATCTAATGACGGTTGGAGACCTGGAAAAAATACTGCGGTTGCTGCAGCCAGTGTAATTGGGGGACTTGCTGGCGCAACCCAAGGTGCAATGATAGGAATGTATATTGGATCATTTATCCCAATTCTTGGAGCAGGAACAATTTTAGGTTTTGTGGTAGGAGCAGGTGTAGGATATATGTACGGAGAAATGTTTGGACAAGAAGTTGAGAATTTATATAAATGA
- a CDS encoding RHS repeat-associated core domain-containing protein, with the protein MNSAGAPEITDTNNYYPFGLNHTGGNGLNSSNFGSFYSYKYNGKELQETGMFDYGWRQYMPDLGRWNGIDQLAEAYTSISPFAYVANNPISMRDPDGRWMDAAGNIDTSGQANPFQFLGSSHKPRYMTSSTGVTLNPDSFGDGYSLFDQVKDGLGKQNIFIDFNKKGDMYWWTTYKDPNTGVKGIGVLEMLNLRSYSGMPEIRQSYHNFNPYKPDNTPEWYGFGGRANWVLATAAASVENFAGQVRVTTTGSSIKLYHPNANGNVFIKNIYTKTTGLSKIGQGLGKFSFWLGFAMDINGVRIYSNDPTSPNAVHPGKAELNTVMGYVGLKGGAYGTIISTLYFGVDNYYPGGWIGASETADRTEKYEQQTTRHPFFSNSAIKF; encoded by the coding sequence TTGAACAGCGCAGGCGCTCCTGAAATTACCGATACCAACAATTACTATCCTTTTGGATTAAACCATACCGGAGGAAACGGATTGAACTCTTCTAACTTTGGAAGCTTCTACAGTTATAAATACAATGGCAAAGAGCTTCAGGAAACCGGGATGTTTGACTATGGCTGGAGACAATATATGCCTGATCTGGGAAGATGGAACGGGATAGATCAATTGGCGGAAGCATATACTTCTATAAGTCCTTTTGCCTATGTAGCCAATAATCCTATTTCAATGAGAGATCCTGATGGAAGATGGATGGATGCAGCTGGAAATATTGATACATCGGGCCAGGCAAATCCTTTTCAATTTTTAGGTAGTTCTCATAAACCGAGATATATGACATCATCTACCGGAGTGACTCTAAATCCAGATAGTTTTGGTGATGGCTATTCTTTATTTGATCAGGTTAAAGATGGATTAGGAAAACAAAATATATTTATAGACTTTAATAAAAAAGGTGATATGTACTGGTGGACCACTTATAAAGACCCTAATACTGGAGTTAAGGGGATAGGAGTATTAGAGATGCTAAATCTAAGATCTTATTCTGGGATGCCAGAGATCAGGCAGTCTTATCATAACTTCAATCCGTACAAACCAGATAATACCCCGGAATGGTATGGCTTTGGAGGACGTGCAAACTGGGTACTAGCAACAGCAGCAGCCAGTGTAGAAAATTTCGCGGGGCAAGTAAGGGTGACAACTACAGGTTCATCTATTAAATTGTATCATCCTAATGCAAATGGTAATGTTTTTATTAAAAATATATATACAAAAACTACCGGGCTAAGTAAAATCGGACAAGGTCTAGGTAAATTTTCTTTTTGGCTAGGGTTTGCCATGGATATTAATGGGGTAAGGATTTATAGTAATGATCCAACTTCTCCCAATGCAGTGCATCCAGGCAAGGCCGAATTAAATACAGTAATGGGATATGTGGGTTTAAAAGGAGGAGCTTACGGAACTATAATTAGCACTTTATATTTTGGAGTTGATAATTATTATCCAGGAGGATGGATCGGTGCTTCTGAAACTGCTGACAGAACCGAAAAATATGAACAACAAACTACAAGACATCCGTTTTTTAGTAATTCTGCGATAAAATTTTAA
- a CDS encoding STM3941 family protein, translated as MIYFKKNYIKLILIILVLFVILLLGIAFVLNPNKYVTVGTRNGIIIFVIGLVAILFSMFLIILFFMKLLDRKSIFLINNEGIYDGVSILNYPFIKWQDVIGIEEYDIKNIPHLKISLKNPTIYINKKSGFLKWVLNYNYNTYQSPIVLNSTYLSCSFNDFKKAILESYAKYGDGLSPCSAKFVTS; from the coding sequence ATGATATATTTTAAAAAAAACTACATAAAATTAATATTAATTATTCTAGTTCTATTTGTAATATTACTTTTAGGTATAGCCTTTGTATTAAATCCTAATAAGTATGTAACTGTAGGTACTAGAAATGGTATTATAATATTTGTAATAGGATTAGTTGCCATTCTTTTCTCAATGTTTTTAATAATTTTATTTTTTATGAAATTATTAGATAGAAAATCAATTTTTCTCATCAACAATGAAGGTATTTATGATGGTGTTAGCATTTTGAATTATCCTTTTATAAAATGGCAAGATGTCATAGGAATTGAAGAGTATGACATAAAAAATATTCCACACCTTAAAATTTCACTTAAAAATCCTACTATTTATATAAATAAAAAAAGTGGATTTCTAAAGTGGGTTTTAAATTACAACTATAATACATATCAGTCTCCAATTGTATTAAATAGCACATACTTATCATGTTCATTTAATGATTTTAAGAAGGCTATTTTAGAGTCATATGCGAAATATGGAGATGGACTTTCTCCCTGCTCTGCGAAGTTTGTAACTTCGTAG